agaCTCTTAAACTCAACTACATTAAAtatgtgaaaaaatattattctttttccgTCCCCTTTGCCAAAGCTTAAGAATGATTGCTTTCCCTTTTGATATTGGAAGACTAAAATGTTTGTTCATTGGAAATACCAGAGGTGTTTCACAAGTTCACAAACAAGGAGGGAAAGTTCAACCAAAAACTTGGTGAAAATATAAAGGGAATGGTAGAGTTATATGAAGCCTCACCGTTAGGCATAGCAGGGGAAGACACACTTGCTGAAGCTGGTGAATTTAGTGGCCCAGTCCTAAAGGAAAAGTTGGATTGTATAGATATCCATAATCTTGAAGCTAAGTTTGTGAAGAGAACCTTAGAACAACCTTTCCACAAAAGCTTGCCCATGTTTACTGCTAGAAATTTCTTTGGTGATTTCGATGCCACGAATACATGGTTAGGTTCCTTAAAAGAAGTGGCGAAAATGGATTTCAGTTTGCTGCAATGCATGTACCATCGAGAGATTACTCAAATTTCAAAGTATGAAAATTTAACTTTAACTTTTTAAGGACTAATACTTTACTTTGTCATTACAAAAGCTTAGTCCTCATGGTTCAATTGTTTTGCAGCTGGTGGACAGGGCTTGGTTTAGCCAACGAGTTAATGTATGCAAGAAATCAACCACTTAAATGGTACATTTGGTCATTGGCATGTTTCACGGATCCTACTTTGTCAGAGGAAAGGGTTGAGCTCACAAAACCAATATCTTTAATCTACATAATAGATGACATTTTCGATGTTTATGGGACACTAGATGAATTAACTCTTTTCACAGAAGCTGTTTGCAGGTAAATGCAACACTTATTGATAGTAAGAGTTTTCATAGacgaaaagaaattaaaaaaatgattaatgatTTTTGAATATTGCAGATGGGATATTACAGCAATTGAGCAGCTACCAGATTACATGAAGGCATGTTTCGGAGTTCTCTACAATCTCACAAATGAAATCAGCTCCAAGGTCTATCAGAAGCACGGGTGGAACCCCATAGACTCTCTACAACATGCGGTAATTAGTTACAACACACTTTTTTTAGTTATCATGCGGAATATCCGCCTGCTTTATCGATACTAATCTCCTCCGAAATCTGATAGGCTACCTTTGGTGGAGTCTCTTTGtccaattatgttttttttctatctataagactcaattcGAGATTGTTTAAGAAAATCAAACTCGGTATCACTCAAACCAACAACATGTTGGTTACAACACAGCTTCTTTACTTATATGCATATTGGCCCAGTTTAGAGTAGTTTTAGCTTATTAAACTTTTCAATTGTAAAACGTTAATTTTCTAAGAATGTGAAGTTTTAACAAGTTTAGTTTATTAAAGTATAGAGAAAGTAGATGAGAGCCTTTGAAAAAGTTCAAACATATGCATGAAGTTTggtttataaattttcttttccttatatATTGAAAAGTTTATCCTAATTGACTCTTAATATCCTGATTATCATAGAATGTGAATAGATTGTTCATTTTACTGCAGTGGAAGAGTTTGTGCAAAGCCTTCCTAGTTGAAGCAAAATGGTTTGCTTCTGGGAACTTGCCCAGTGCCGAAGAATACTTAAAGAATGGAATAGTAAGCTCTGGAGTGCATATTGTGATGGTTcatgctttctttcttttggggCATGGAT
This region of Glycine max cultivar Williams 82 chromosome 7, Glycine_max_v4.0, whole genome shotgun sequence genomic DNA includes:
- the TPS4 gene encoding (3S,6E)-nerolidol synthase 1, which translates into the protein MALHFKTCIFSFKPHQIMTTKAQLSQSFNPAKLDSLHIANKWNIVQEERSSALFTKTGDLISINHSDKLEVVKNEFMNTVGENSLRGLYMIDAMQRLNIDYHFQEEIEEFLRRQYVNSTTIAGGYYGDDIHEIALRFRLLRQQGFFVPEEVFHKFTNKEGKFNQKLGENIKGMVELYEASPLGIAGEDTLAEAGEFSGPVLKEKLDCIDIHNLEAKFVKRTLEQPFHKSLPMFTARNFFGDFDATNTWLGSLKEVAKMDFSLLQCMYHREITQISNWWTGLGLANELMYARNQPLKWYIWSLACFTDPTLSEERVELTKPISLIYIIDDIFDVYGTLDELTLFTEAVCRWDITAIEQLPDYMKACFGVLYNLTNEISSKVYQKHGWNPIDSLQHAWKSLCKAFLVEAKWFASGNLPSAEEYLKNGIVSSGVHIVMVHAFFLLGHGLTEENIKIIDRNPDIISSPATILRLWDDLGNAEDENQQGNDGSYVNCLMMDHPHYTTRTARKRVMSKISDAWKSLNQECLFGNHFHSTFTKASLNLARMVPLMYSYDDKQSLPGLEEQVKSLLYDDFL